The following proteins are encoded in a genomic region of Maylandia zebra isolate NMK-2024a linkage group LG1, Mzebra_GT3a, whole genome shotgun sequence:
- the LOC101472695 gene encoding alpha-2Db adrenergic receptor encodes MEASEALTPVTATTPATLIPNSSLENVSQASSGSSRSPPLPPHSQVASVFIVLVVTVIILGTVVGNVLVVVAVFTSRALRAPQNLFLVSLASADILVATLVIPFSLANEVMGYWYFGSTWCSFYLALDVLFCTSSIVHLCAISLDRYWSVTKAVSYNRKRTPRRIKTMISIVWLISIVISSPPLLMTHKEDLGTYGENNTHTQECLLNNQTWYILSSCLVSFFAPGVIMILVYCKIYRVAKQRASTVFVAKNVMERQPSQSETCFVGTSRVCQRKGCPQYELDSPRPPARHSSSNIDSNSSTHRRGELDEIDLEEWSCQGEIKTSLSFSSSLRFPRRGGGRMKTDEGKDAEGAANSLKPPPSVPPPSCASISWASSDHGSNHFLLPSPVPVRSRHASLSKNKVAQMREKRFTFVLAVVMGVFVLCWFPFFFTYSLHAVCRENCIIPDTLFNLFFWIGYCNSCLNPIIYTIFNRDFRRAFKKILFQTHKRT; translated from the exons ATGGAAGCATCGGAGGCGTTGACGCCTGTAACGGCCACCACGCCGGCCACATTGATACCAAACTCTTCTCTGGAGAATGTCAGCCAGGCGTCCTCTGGCTCGTCCAGATCTCCTCCTCTACCTCCTCACTCGCAGGTGGCGTCGGTGTTTATCGTGCTGGTGGTCACGGTCATCATCCTGGGGACTGTGGTGGGGAACGTGCTGGTCGTGGTGGCGGTGTTCACCAGTCGAGCCCTGAGGGCACCTCAGAACCTTTTCCTGGTGTCTCTGGCTTCAGCGGACATACTGGTGGCAACTCTGGTCATCCCCTTCTCCCTAGCCAATGAG GTCATGGGCTACTGGTACTTTGGTTCCACCTGGTGCTCCTTCTACCTGGCTCTGGACGTCCTCTTTTGCACTTCCTCCATTGTCCACCTGTGTGCCATCAGCCTTGACCGATACTGGTCCGTCACCAAAGCGGTGAGCTACAACCGCAAACGTACTCCCCGGCGGATCAAAACGATGATCAGCATCGTGTGGCTCATATCTATTGTCATCTCGTCCCCACCGCTGCTAATGACCCACAAAGAGGATCTGGGGACGTACGGGGAGaataacacgcacacacaggagtGTCTCCTCAACAACCAGACATGGTACAtcctctcctcctgcctggTGTCCTTCTTCGCCCCGGGAGTCATCATGATACTCGTTTACTGTAAGATATACCGCGTTGCTAAGCAGCGGGCCTCCACCGTGTTCGTGGCGAAGAACGTGATGGAGCGGCAGCCGTCGCAGTCCGAGACGTGTTTCGTGGGCACGTCCAGGGTTTGCCAAAGGAAGGGCTGTCCTCAGTATGAGCTGGACAGCCCGCGGCCCCCCGCCCGACACAGTTCTTCCAACATCGAcagcaacagcagcactcaCAGGAGAGGAGAGCTGGATGAGATCGACTTAGAGGAATGGAGCTGCCAAGGTGAAATAAAAACATCCTTGTCCTTTTCCTCATCGCTCCGCTTCCCCAGGAGAGGCGGTGGGAGGATGAAAACAGATGAGGGAAAGGACGCGGAGGGAGCAGCAAACAGTTTGAAACCCCCTCCTTCTGTGCCCCCTCCTTCCTGTGCCTCCATATCGTGGGCATCATCGGACCACGGCTCCAACCATTTCCTTCTCCCGTCTCCGGTGCCCGTCCGCAGCAGACACGCGTCTCTATCCAAAAACAAAGTGGCTCAAATGAGGGAGAAGCGCTTCACATTTGTCCTGGCAGTGGTGATGGGCGTATTTGTCCTCTGCTGGTTCCCGTTTTTCTTCACTTACAGCCTCCACGCTGTCTGCAGGGAGAACTGCATCATCCCTGATACTCTCTTCAACCTCTTCTTCTGGATCGGGTACTGCAACAGCTGCCTGAACCCCATCATCTACACCATTTTTAACCGAGACTTCAGAAGGGCCTTCAAGAAGATTTTATTCCAGACTCATAAACGAACCTAA